A single region of the Bacteroidota bacterium genome encodes:
- a CDS encoding glycosyltransferase family 61 protein, translating into MNIKEKIKKIIDHFWKYSDDFAYETLFNRDGKPFENEHPEFIDDKINNSFIFDNKKWLHSEYIKHLTKKIIIEPDYTYSITDFNRIILSGAFYPALKPSVPRYLFSKFKKKKKYNSVIIFDGQVGTNYFHFFSDVLHKIWLFEKIPDAEKLPVIIGEKTFNTLFFQHILNNTFIKKFNWVVQKKHDYITADSVYFIRPYPYDKEYFKKTKRLVLEEDENNSQRNVFLNRSIKTGRFIENFTEIIPILEKYDFEIIDTAGADFKYQIELFSGVRNLISIHGAGNTNIMFSKPGLRFLELLPGNRLSSHYYWLATVLNISYYNVICGNDLPFTNKYPEKGFFLDPFKFENAVRSLLGK; encoded by the coding sequence ATGAATATTAAAGAGAAGATTAAGAAAATTATTGACCACTTTTGGAAATATTCAGATGATTTTGCTTATGAAACGCTCTTCAATCGTGATGGAAAGCCATTTGAAAACGAACATCCTGAGTTTATTGATGATAAAATAAATAATTCGTTTATTTTCGACAATAAAAAATGGCTTCATTCTGAGTATATCAAACACCTTACAAAAAAAATAATAATTGAACCTGATTATACCTATAGTATTACTGATTTCAATAGAATTATACTTTCAGGTGCATTTTATCCTGCGCTGAAGCCGTCTGTCCCTCGATATCTATTTTCGAAATTTAAAAAGAAGAAGAAGTATAATTCTGTAATAATTTTTGACGGACAGGTCGGGACAAATTATTTTCACTTTTTCTCCGATGTGCTTCATAAAATTTGGCTTTTTGAAAAAATTCCAGATGCAGAAAAATTGCCTGTAATCATAGGTGAAAAAACATTTAATACTTTATTTTTCCAACACATTCTGAATAATACGTTTATTAAAAAATTTAACTGGGTCGTTCAAAAGAAACATGATTATATCACCGCGGATTCGGTTTATTTTATCAGACCATACCCATATGACAAAGAATACTTCAAAAAAACAAAAAGATTGGTTCTTGAAGAAGATGAAAACAATTCGCAGCGAAATGTTTTTTTAAACAGGAGCATTAAAACGGGACGATTTATAGAGAATTTCACGGAAATTATTCCAATACTTGAAAAATACGACTTTGAAATTATTGATACCGCAGGTGCTGATTTTAAGTATCAGATAGAATTATTCAGCGGTGTAAGAAATTTAATAAGCATTCATGGCGCAGGCAATACAAACATTATGTTTTCAAAGCCAGGCCTTCGATTTTTGGAACTTCTTCCCGGAAACAGACTGTCTTCCCATTATTATTGGTTGGCAACAGTGCTCAATATTAGTTATTATAACGTTATTTGCGGAAACGACTTGCCTTTTACTAACAAATATCCGGAAAAGGGCTTTTTTTTAGACCCGTTTAAATTTGAGAATGCTGTTAGATCTTTGCTAGGGAAATAA
- a CDS encoding glycosyltransferase — translation MNILYIASPNSVHDLKWISWFSNNPDNTVYLLSEVQNWKNTNDNLLSFIKENKINSCDPIPAFSFLKPFEKKQTIRNLRNFCADKKIDIVHALFATPNAMWAYHCGVKYIITTRGSDVMQVLPEMKAPPFKLGYLKLLFGLYKKVFKNAIFITSTSLKQKESVRSLFGRSDSKIIRTGIDVQAIADIINRDTLPTALQSIDYVISPRWINPLYNTTTQAKAISTLNPEIISRYTFVFFRNFSTTNAYQQETEEILKHAKVKYIIFDSLPQKEMMACIRFASLCFMIPDRDGTPNSALEAMAARCPLIVGDFEYDIDLFKNTCVRLIKNTPEMLSEAITNSLQNYPEEMKENAYAAVSRCGNRPIEMSKIWRLYMELIAKN, via the coding sequence ATGAATATACTTTATATTGCCTCTCCTAATAGTGTACACGACCTGAAATGGATAAGCTGGTTTAGTAACAACCCTGACAATACTGTGTATTTGTTGAGCGAAGTGCAGAATTGGAAAAACACGAATGACAACTTGCTGAGTTTTATTAAAGAAAACAAGATTAATAGTTGCGATCCTATCCCCGCATTCTCTTTTCTAAAGCCATTTGAGAAAAAACAAACGATTCGCAATCTTAGAAATTTCTGTGCAGATAAAAAAATTGATATTGTTCATGCCTTATTTGCCACACCTAATGCAATGTGGGCGTATCATTGCGGTGTGAAATACATTATTACCACCCGTGGTTCGGATGTTATGCAAGTGCTTCCTGAAATGAAAGCCCCACCATTTAAATTGGGATATCTTAAATTACTTTTTGGTCTCTATAAAAAGGTGTTTAAAAATGCAATATTTATTACGTCAACGTCATTAAAGCAAAAAGAATCGGTGAGGTCGCTTTTCGGACGAAGCGATTCGAAAATTATTCGCACAGGAATAGATGTTCAGGCAATAGCAGATATCATAAACCGAGATACATTACCGACGGCACTGCAAAGTATAGATTATGTCATTTCTCCGAGGTGGATAAATCCGCTTTATAATACGACCACTCAGGCAAAAGCAATTTCAACGCTTAATCCTGAAATAATTTCGAGATACACCTTTGTATTTTTTCGGAATTTCTCAACAACGAATGCGTATCAGCAAGAAACAGAAGAAATTCTAAAACATGCAAAGGTGAAATATATTATTTTTGATTCACTGCCGCAAAAAGAGATGATGGCTTGTATTCGTTTTGCAAGCCTGTGTTTTATGATACCAGACCGGGATGGTACTCCAAATTCTGCCCTGGAAGCTATGGCTGCACGTTGTCCGCTTATTGTTGGCGACTTTGAATATGATATTGATTTGTTTAAAAATACCTGTGTTCGCCTTATAAAAAACACACCGGAAATGCTGAGTGAGGCAATTACAAATTCTTTGCAAAACTATCCCGAAGAGATGAAAGAGAATGCCTATGCCGCCGTTTCACGTTGCGGAAATCGCCCCATTGAGATGAGTAAGATTTGGCGACTTTACATGGAGCTTATCGCGAAAAATTGA